TTACTACTGCGCCGCCGACCACAACCTGCTGTTCAGCTCGGCCACCAAGTTTGACTCGGGCACCGGCTGGCCCAGCTTTTGGGCCCCGGCCAACAACGCCAGCCTGAAGGTGAAGTCGGACGAGAGCTTTGGCATGAGCCGCGACGAGATTGTGTGCGCCAAGTGCGGCGGCCACCTCGGCCACGTGTTCAGCGACGGACCTAAGCCCACCGGCGAGCGGTACTGCATGGACGGCAACGCCATGGTGTTCGAGAAAAAATAGCTTTCTGAGACTTTCCTTGAGTTTGCTGCGAAAGCCGTTTCTGCCCATTGCGCAGGGGCGGCTTTTGCATGGGCCGGCCGGGGCCCCGGCAAACAATTTAGGGCCCCGGCGGGGTTTTGAAACCCTAAGTCACTCGTTTCATTCGTTGCTGCCCATGTCGCCTACTTCCAACACCACCGAGGCCCTGCAAGCCGGCCTGCTGCCCACCCGCCAGCGCCTGCTGGCCCACGGACTCTACCACCAAATCCAGTCTCTTGATGACCTGCGGCTGTTCATGTCGCACCACGTGTTTGCGGTGTGGGATTTCATGTCGCTGCTGAAAGCCTTGCAGCGCGACCTGACCTGCGTGACGCTGCCCTGGTACCCCACGGCCAACCCCGCCACCCGCCGCCTCATCAACGAAATTGTGCTGGAGGAGGAGTCGGACGTGGACCCACAGGGCCGCCCCACCAGCCACTTCGAGCTGTACCTGCAGGCCATGCGCGAGTGTGGCGCCGACACCGCGCCCGCCGAGCGATTGCTGGCCGCGCTGGCCACCGGCCAGTCGGTGGCCGCCGCCCTGGAGGCCGCTGGGGCCCCCGCGTCGGTGCGCCAGTTCGTCAACACCACGTTCGACATCATCGGGGCCGGGCAGCCGCACGCGGTGGCCGCGGCCTTCACCTATGGCCGCGAGGACTTGATTCCCGACATGTTCCGGCAATTGGTGGGGCGCTTGCAAACGCAATTCCCCAGCCAGCTCGACACGTTTATTTATTACCTCGACCGCCACATCCAGCTCGACGAAGAGGTGCACACGCCCCTGGCCCAGCAGATGGTGCGCGAGCTGTGCGCCGATGATTCGCTGCGCTGGCAAGCTGCCCAAAATGTGGCCCAGCGCAGCCTGGAGGCCCGTCTGGCCCTGTGGGACGGCGTGCTGGGGGCCCTGGCACTGGTGGCCGCGTAGCCGGGCCCCAACCCCCCGGCCCCGCGCCGCGTTTGAAGCAACGGCCGCCCGCATCTGGGCGGCCGTTTTGCGTCATCCCGGAATTATGAAACTACTTCGACTACTCGTGGCCCTGGGCGCGGCGGCCGGCCTGGGGGCCTGCACTGCCACGGAGCAAACCTCCGAACTAGCCACGCCCCGCGTGACGCCCACCGTCGTCAACTCCGACGCCGACCGCCGCGCCATCTACAACAGCAACGGTGGCTACAACACCCCGGGTGGGGCCGTGCCCGACGCCACGCTCGGCCGCGTCCGCTTAGGTGAGCAGGCCGCCGACATCAACTCCCGCAAGCGCATCGAAACTCTGGGCACCAACTCGGCCAATACCACCACGCCCGAAACCCGCATTCGCCGCATTCGCTACGAGGGCGATACGCTGGGCCGCCAGCCGTAGACCCGCCAGGGGTTTAGCCCGCCAAAAAGCCGGCCCGCCGCTTCGCAAGGGAAGCAGCGGGCCGGCTTTTTGGCGGGCAATGCCAGGGGCTTATTCGCTAACCTCGCCGGTGCTGGCGCTGTCCGACGAGTTCAGCAGGTCCGTGGTTTCCGGCTCGGAGGCCGTGGCTTCGGGCGCAGCTTGCTCGGTACGGGGCTTAGGGCCGCGCTTGGCGCCGGTGGCCGGCGTGCCGGGCTTGGGGCCCCGCTTCTTGGCGGCGGGCTCAGCGGCGGCTTTTGTGCTGCGCTTGGCGGCGGGAGCAGCGGGAGTAGTAACCGCGGCGGCGGGCTTGGGGCCCCGCTTCTTCGTAGCGGGCGCGGCGGCTACCGGGGCGGCTTCGGTTGCTTCGGCAGGGGCCGCGGCCACAGGCTCAGCGGCCTGGTTGGTGTGCGACTTGCGCGGCGAGTTGTTTTTCTTGGCTCTGCTATCCTTGCTGTCCTTTTTGGTGGCAGTGGGAGCCGCGGTGGTGGCTACGCTGGCGGGTGCGGAGGCATCGTAGTGCTGCATAATGGTGTGCAGCGCCTGTTCAAACATACGTTCCGTGTCGCCGTCCAGGCGGCGGGTGGCTTCGCGCACCACTTCCTTCAGCTTGGCTTTCGTTTCTTTGCGAATGCGAGCCACTACTTCGTTCATTCGGCCATCGAGTTCTTTCTGCAGCTGCTTGGAAGCGGAACGCAACGACTTTTTCTGGCTGGCTTTCTTATCCGCCCGGTCATCTTTGAGGTCGGTGCTGGCTTTGCTAGCGGCTTTCTCCGATTTTTGCTGGGTTTTCTCGGCCGGCGTGCGCTTGGTTTTTTTCTCCGCTTTAACGGATGGAGCAGGTTTTTTCATGATGAGAAAAGAGTGAATGAAATGTGCGCCCGCACCAAACAGGGTAGAATCCTCGGTGTTATTGCCACTAATTAGGGCCAAATATAAAATTTAAATACCGACGTAAATAGCTTTCCTAGAGTTTTTCCCGAATTTAATTCTAACTCCTTCTTTCTTCTGCATAATTAATCATTTGGCCCCACGCCGCCGGAATTAATTCCTCCACTGTTCGGTACGGTTCAATTGCTGTTTTCAACTCTCGATTTTATGGCTGTTCTTCCTCAGCGCTACACCGTTACGGCGGCCTTGCCCTACGCCAACGGCCCCGTGCACATCGGCCATTTGGCCGGCGTATACCTTCCCGCCGACATTTACGTGCGCTATTTACGGGCGGCGGGACGCGACGTGAAATTTATTTGTGGTTCCGACGAACACGGGGTTCCCATCACCATTCGTGCCCAGAAAGAAGGCGTTACGCCCCAGCAGGTAGTCGATAAATACCACACGCTTATTCGCGATTCGTTTCGCGATTTCAACGTGTCATTCGACGTTTATTCGCGCACTTCTTCGGCCACGCACGCTGCCGTCAGTAGCGAGTTTTTCCTCAAGCTCTACCACGACGGCAAGTTTATCGAGCAAACCACGCAGCAGTATTTCGATGAGCAGGCCCAGCAATTTCTAGCTGACCGCTACATCGTGGGCACGTGCCCCAATTGCGGCAACGAAAACGCCTACGGTGACCAGTGCGAGCGCTGCGGCACGTCGCTCAGCCCCACCGAATTAATTAATCCGCGCAGCATGCTCAGCGGGGCCCACCCGGTGCTGCGCGACACAAAGCACTGGTTTTTACCGCTCGACGAGTACGAGCCGTGGCTGCGCGAATGGATTATTGAAGGCCACAAAAACGATTGGAAAACCAACGTGTACGGCCAGTGCAAGTCGTGGATTGACCAAGGCCTGCACCCACGCGCTGTGACGCGCGACCTCGACTGGGGCGTGCCCGTGCCGCTGCCCGGGGCCGAGGGCAAGGTGCTGTACGTGTGGTTCGATGCGCCCATTGGCTACATTTCGGCCACCAAAGAGGCCTTTCCCGACGAGTGGGAACTGTATTGGAAAGACGCGGGCAGCAAGCTGGTGCATTTCATTGGCAAGGACAACATTGTGTTCCACTGCATTATTTTCCCGGCCATGCTGAAGGCGCACGGCGGCTATATTTTGCCCGATAATGTGCCCGCTAACGAATTTTTGAACCTGGAAGGTGATAAAATCAGCACGTCGCGCAACTGGGCGGTGTGGCTGCACGAGTACTTGCAGGATTTCCCCGGCCAGGCCGATGTGCTGCGCTACGTACTGTGCGCCAACGCGCCCGAAACCAAGGACAACGACTTCACCTGGAAGGACTTCCAGGCCCGCAACAACAACGAGCTGGTAGCCACGCTGGGTAATTTTGTGAACCGCGCGGTGGTGCTCACGCACAAATTCTTTGAAGGGCAAGTGCCCGCCGCGGGCGAATTGCTGGAGATTGACCAGGATGCGCTGCGGCAACTGGCCGCGTTCCCGGCCAAGATTGGCGAATTAATTGAGAATTACCGCTTCCGCGATGCACTGGCCGAGGTTATGAATTTGGCGCGTTTGGGTAATAAATACCTGGCCGATACCCAGCCCTGGCACCTAATTAAAACCGACGCGGTGCGCACCGGCACCGTGCTGCACGTGGCCTTGCAAATTGCGGCCGCCCTGGTGCCCGTGCTGGGGCCCTTCCTGCCCGAGTCGGCGGAAAAATTGGGTGCCATGCTCGGCATTGAGGCCGGTTCCTGGGCTGCCGCGGGCCGCCCCGATGCGCTAGTGGCGGGCCACCAATTGCGCGAGGCTGCCTTGCTATTCGCCAAAATAGAAGACGCCACAGTGGAGGCGCAGGTGCAAAAGCTGCTCGGTACCAAGCAAGCCAACTTGCTGGCCAATGCGCCGGTAGCCGAAGCCAAGACCGCCGTGAGTTTTGACGATTTTCAGAAAATGGATCTGCGCGTGGGCACCGTGGTGGCAGCCGAGAAAGTGGCTAAAACCAAGAAACTCCTCAAGCTCACCATCGATTTGGGCCTGGAGCAGCGCACCATTGTGAGCGGCATTGCCGAGTATTTCACGCCCGAAGAATTGATTGGCCAGCAGGTGCAGGTATTGCTCAATTTGCTGCCCCGTGAGCTCAAAGGCATTCAAAGCCAAGGCATGTTGCTGATGGCTGAAAACGCCGACGGCAGCCTGGCCCTGATGCAGCCCGGCAAAGCGGTGCGCAACGGCAGTGCGGTTAATTAATTGGTGAACGTGAAATAAATAAGGTGGGGCCCCGCGGCGCGTAGTTACGCGCCGCGGGGCCCCACCTTATTTATTTCACGTTCACCACGTTCATAGCGCGCTCCAGGCCCAGGGCCCCAAAAGCCAGGATGGCTTCGGCGGCCTTCTCGATGCGCGTGGGCAACTCGATGCGTTCGTCGGCGCTGAACGGATCAAGCACGTAATCGACCTGCCGGCCCTTGGGGAAGTTGGCGTCGACGCCGAAGCGCAGGCGCGCGTACACGTCGGTACCCAGCGTGGCTTGAATGTCCTTCAGTCCGTTGTGCCCCCCGGCCGAGCCCTGGCCCTTGAGGCGCAGCTTGCCAAAGGGCAGGGCCAGGTCGTCGGTGACGACAATCATGTTCTCCGCCGGGATCTTCAACGTGCTGAGCCAGTGCGCGGCAGCCTTACCGCTCAGGTTCATGAACGTGGTGGGCTTGACGAGGGCGTAGGTGTGGCCCTTGCTTTTAATTTCGG
This genomic stretch from Hymenobacter sp. PAMC 26628 harbors:
- a CDS encoding DUF3050 domain-containing protein, which encodes MSPTSNTTEALQAGLLPTRQRLLAHGLYHQIQSLDDLRLFMSHHVFAVWDFMSLLKALQRDLTCVTLPWYPTANPATRRLINEIVLEEESDVDPQGRPTSHFELYLQAMRECGADTAPAERLLAALATGQSVAAALEAAGAPASVRQFVNTTFDIIGAGQPHAVAAAFTYGREDLIPDMFRQLVGRLQTQFPSQLDTFIYYLDRHIQLDEEVHTPLAQQMVRELCADDSLRWQAAQNVAQRSLEARLALWDGVLGALALVAA
- the metG gene encoding methionine--tRNA ligase; the encoded protein is MAVLPQRYTVTAALPYANGPVHIGHLAGVYLPADIYVRYLRAAGRDVKFICGSDEHGVPITIRAQKEGVTPQQVVDKYHTLIRDSFRDFNVSFDVYSRTSSATHAAVSSEFFLKLYHDGKFIEQTTQQYFDEQAQQFLADRYIVGTCPNCGNENAYGDQCERCGTSLSPTELINPRSMLSGAHPVLRDTKHWFLPLDEYEPWLREWIIEGHKNDWKTNVYGQCKSWIDQGLHPRAVTRDLDWGVPVPLPGAEGKVLYVWFDAPIGYISATKEAFPDEWELYWKDAGSKLVHFIGKDNIVFHCIIFPAMLKAHGGYILPDNVPANEFLNLEGDKISTSRNWAVWLHEYLQDFPGQADVLRYVLCANAPETKDNDFTWKDFQARNNNELVATLGNFVNRAVVLTHKFFEGQVPAAGELLEIDQDALRQLAAFPAKIGELIENYRFRDALAEVMNLARLGNKYLADTQPWHLIKTDAVRTGTVLHVALQIAAALVPVLGPFLPESAEKLGAMLGIEAGSWAAAGRPDALVAGHQLREAALLFAKIEDATVEAQVQKLLGTKQANLLANAPVAEAKTAVSFDDFQKMDLRVGTVVAAEKVAKTKKLLKLTIDLGLEQRTIVSGIAEYFTPEELIGQQVQVLLNLLPRELKGIQSQGMLLMAENADGSLALMQPGKAVRNGSAVN
- the pth gene encoding aminoacyl-tRNA hydrolase; translated protein: MKILVLALGNIGPEYADTRHNIGFMVADYLAAKFDAPRFEVGRHAFTTEIKSKGHTYALVKPTTFMNLSGKAAAHWLSTLKIPAENMIVVTDDLALPFGKLRLKGQGSAGGHNGLKDIQATLGTDVYARLRFGVDANFPKGRQVDYVLDPFSADERIELPTRIEKAAEAILAFGALGLERAMNVVNVK